Genomic window (Acidobacteriota bacterium):
TTCGGACGCAGATAGTTGCCGGGCGCGGTTGAGGCGCTCCCGCGCAGGTTGGCAAAGTCACCGGTGACTTGCAGGTTATAAGGTGCGCCAGTGCGCGCCTGCATAATGTAATTCGCCTGCCAGTTGCCCAGCAGCCAGGCGGCCGGGCCGCTTTGGAAATGTTTTTTCCCTTTCCCGAACGGCAGCTCATAGAGCGTCGCCCACGAAAGGAAGTGCGTGATGTCATAAGACGAGACGCCGCGCCCGGTGCTGGGGTCGCCGTAATTTTGAATCGTCGAGCCGCCGCCCGCGCCATTCTCGACGTTGAAATAACCGCTGCTCACGTCAATGGACTTGCTCCAGGTGTAGGAAACCAACGTGCTCAACCCATCGGTAAAGCGCCGCTGGAATTTGGTCTGTAGCGCGTTGTAGTTCGAGTAGCCGGTGCTCAGCGTGTAATTCAGCCCCGCGCCCACCCAGGGCATCGGACGCAGTGCATCAATCACCGCGTTCGCTGTCCCATTCGGCGAAGCCTGCCGCGCGGCGTTGCCCAGACCCGAATAAGGCAAGCGGCCATTCTTGCTGCCCACATACGCGGCGGTGACGACCATTGAGGGCGTCAGTTCGCGTTGCAGCTCCAAATGCCACTGCTGCGAATACGGGTCTTTGTATTTCGGATCGTCGTTAAAGCCGCCCACCGTCCAGGGACTGGCGGTCGGCAACGGAACGGCGAAGCCTTGCCCCTGTTGTTGAATGATGCTCAGCACCGATCCGTTGACGAAGTTGGCGGGCGCATTGATCGGGCCGCCGGCAAAGGCCGTGGCGTCGGGCCAAACCGCCGCTTCCAGATCGTTTTGCGCATATTGGCTGCGCGCGGTCACGGCGTCCCAATAAAGCCCGTAACCGGCGCGCAACACCGTCTTCGGATTGATGGCCCAGGCCACACCGGCGCGCGGCCCCCAATTGTCTTTGACCGGTGGCGGCGCAAAGAAATCCTTGCCCGCCAGGATCACGTCATTGAAATGCGGATCGGTCTGAAACGAATCCGGGATGCAGGGCGCGGCTTTCACCACGCTGCAAAAGCCGGGCATGGTTTTGGCACCGATGATCCACTTTTTATTGGGCAGATCAAGCGCATTCCAGAGCCGTCCGTCCAGCGTCTTCGGCTGGTTCAGGTAGTCGTAACGCAGCCCCAGACTCAGGGTCACGGTCGGCGCCAGTTTCCATTCATCCTGCACATAACCTGCCCACGCGGCATATTTGAAGCGCACCGGGCCGCCGTGCAGGATCGGCAATTGCGCGGCGAACGTATTCGGGAAGCCCAGCAGCGCCGACGCCAGCGACAAGCCAGTCGCGCCCGTCGCCGCCGACGGATTGCGCGTCTGTTCGTCGCTGAAGGTATAGGTTTGAAAAGTATTCAACTGGATGCGCTTGGCTTCGATGTACCAGAAGCCCGTCTTGATGTTGTGATGGCCTTTCAGCCAGACCAGATTGGGCGTCAGGCTCCAGTTCGGATTTTCGCGCGGGGCCGCGCCGCGAATCCCGAAGTTGCCATTGCCTCCGTTCGACCAATTGGCAAGCGTGACAAGCAGTCCGCTGTATTTGTCTATGTCGCCAAAACCCGCCTGTTTCAGCGGATCAAGCCCGGCTGGATGTTGATTTTGCTGGCCCGCATCCACGCCCGGACGGCCCGCATAACCCGCGCGCACATCCAGAATCAGACTGGGGCGAAAGACGTGCGTCCAGCCGCCGCCGTAATTGCGGCCCTGCGAGCCGCCACCCGTCGAACCGACGTTGCCAATCGGCGTCAGGATCGTGTTCCGCTGTTCGGTGTAGCGGAAAAAGATGCTGTCGCTGTCGTTGAAGCGGTGATCCACGCGCGCCTGATAGCTGTTCGAGTTGTTGATGGTGGGCCGCGTCTGTATGAAGTTGTTGGTCAGATCGCGCGCATCGGAAAAATTCGGCACTGCCGCGTAAGTCTGAAAGAACTTCAGCATCGGCTGGAAAATCAGCGCCTGCGGCAGCTTGTTGCAAGCCGTGCCGATGGTTTGATCCTGCTGCTTTTGCGCGTTGACCGGCAGCGGATTGCCCGACGCGTCGCAACGGAACGGGTCGCGCACAAAGGTAGTACCCGACGCGCGGGTCGAATACGGATTATAGATTTGGCGGCGGAACGCCGAACTCGTGTTGCTGAAATCTCCGGCAATCTCAGCAGCCGTCGGCGCGTAAGAAATGCCCAGGCCGGCCTGGCTATAACGCCAGCCGTCATAGCTGGCCGAAAAGAAAGTCTTGTTCTTGATGATGGGGCCGCTGACCACCGCGCCAAACTGGTTTTGATGAAACGCCGTCGGGCCGCTGGGTACGAGATCGCCCGGCTTACAGCGCGCCAGTGTGCAGGTCGCGTCAGTGAAGGCGTTGCGCGCGTCGAAAAAATTGTTGCGCACGTATTCAAATGCCGAACCGTGCAGACCGTTGCCGCCCGATTTCGAGACCATATTCACGACGCCGCCCGTCGCGCCGCCGAATTCGGACTTGGCGTCGTGGCCGACGACCTTGAATTCCTGAATCGCGTCAATGTTCGGGATGACGATGTATGTCGGCCCGCGCACATTGGTGTTGATGATGCCGTCGTAAAAGTAAAGCTTCGAGCGGTTCAACTGCCCGTGGAAGGAGGCGTCGGAAAAGCCTGAGCCGGGCAGGCCCACGTTGCCTTCGCAACAGCCGACGTTACGGTTCTGCGAGGTTGAAACCGGCGTGACGCCCGGCGTCAGCGTCAGCAACTGCGTGAAGTTGCGCCCATTCAACGGCAAATCCTGCACGGTGCGTTCTGAAATCACTGTGCCCAGTTCAGCGGTTGAACGTTGGATGAGTTCGGTGCTCGCGCTGACCTCGACCGTCTGGCTGACCTCGCCGACCGTGAGCGCCATATCGTTCGTCACCGCCTGGCTGACGCCCACGGTGAAGACCGACGTTTGCGCCGTCTTGAACCCGTTCGCCTCGACCCGCAGGACATAAGCGCCGGGCATCACGTTGACGAAGATGAACGTGCCATTCTGATTGGGCGTGGCCTGCGACTCGATCTTGGTGGCCTGATTGACGAGTTTGACACGCGCGTTGGCGACCGCCGCGCCGTTGGGATCGGTGAGCGTGCCGTTGACTTCACCGGTGGATGTTTGGCCGTAGAGCGCTGGACAGAACACCAGCACGGCCAAAAGCAGCAAGCTGCCTTTGAGTTTGCGCGAAAGCATAAACAACCCTCCGAGTTAAGCTGTCAGTGACGTTACAGAAGGGGTCAGCACGCGGGCTGCCCAGAATCGAATCCCAGCAAAGCAGCGTTTGGCGCTGCCAGGTTCAGCAGCGTTTGTTTTGAAGCTCTAAATCGGAACAAGCGAGTTTGGAACACTGCTAGAAAATACGGCGCTGGCGGCCAAGTGTTCAGAGTTCAAGCTTCAGCTTGTCCGGTGCGCGCCGCCAGCGTAC
Coding sequences:
- a CDS encoding TonB-dependent receptor — its product is MLSRKLKGSLLLLAVLVFCPALYGQTSTGEVNGTLTDPNGAAVANARVKLVNQATKIESQATPNQNGTFIFVNVMPGAYVLRVEANGFKTAQTSVFTVGVSQAVTNDMALTVGEVSQTVEVSASTELIQRSTAELGTVISERTVQDLPLNGRNFTQLLTLTPGVTPVSTSQNRNVGCCEGNVGLPGSGFSDASFHGQLNRSKLYFYDGIINTNVRGPTYIVIPNIDAIQEFKVVGHDAKSEFGGATGGVVNMVSKSGGNGLHGSAFEYVRNNFFDARNAFTDATCTLARCKPGDLVPSGPTAFHQNQFGAVVSGPIIKNKTFFSASYDGWRYSQAGLGISYAPTAAEIAGDFSNTSSAFRRQIYNPYSTRASGTTFVRDPFRCDASGNPLPVNAQKQQDQTIGTACNKLPQALIFQPMLKFFQTYAAVPNFSDARDLTNNFIQTRPTINNSNSYQARVDHRFNDSDSIFFRYTEQRNTILTPIGNVGSTGGGSQGRNYGGGWTHVFRPSLILDVRAGYAGRPGVDAGQQNQHPAGLDPLKQAGFGDIDKYSGLLVTLANWSNGGNGNFGIRGAAPRENPNWSLTPNLVWLKGHHNIKTGFWYIEAKRIQLNTFQTYTFSDEQTRNPSAATGATGLSLASALLGFPNTFAAQLPILHGGPVRFKYAAWAGYVQDEWKLAPTVTLSLGLRYDYLNQPKTLDGRLWNALDLPNKKWIIGAKTMPGFCSVVKAAPCIPDSFQTDPHFNDVILAGKDFFAPPPVKDNWGPRAGVAWAINPKTVLRAGYGLYWDAVTARSQYAQNDLEAAVWPDATAFAGGPINAPANFVNGSVLSIIQQQGQGFAVPLPTASPWTVGGFNDDPKYKDPYSQQWHLELQRELTPSMVVTAAYVGSKNGRLPYSGLGNAARQASPNGTANAVIDALRPMPWVGAGLNYTLSTGYSNYNALQTKFQRRFTDGLSTLVSYTWSKSIDVSSGYFNVENGAGGGSTIQNYGDPSTGRGVSSYDITHFLSWATLYELPFGKGKKHFQSGPAAWLLGNWQANYIMQARTGAPYNLQVTGDFANLRGSASTAPGNYLRPNLIADPFVAGPVAANPDPLCQKTVSQGGRAADATHTTFSWFNSCAFGIPSGSFGNLGRNVFRGGHVFNMDYSMFKSITVREGMNLQLRFEAFNVFNVQNYDVPSAVTINANATQIAANVGRITSLAQGTTPRQLQFGLRFVF